TGTTTATCgttattttgttattgtttgcATTTTCTATTTATGATTACTATCTAATGGAAtaatattatactttttttttttaggatggATTCTTTGACGGAAACTTTTTGGACATCTCTGACACAATTCCCAAGTCAATAGAAATATGGATTAGAAACCCTCAAGAAATTTTGGGCCTCAAAAACCTTGTTTCGTTGCATTTTTATAAATGTAGTAGCTTGAAATACATATTTACTTCGTCTATGCTTTTGAGCCTCAATCAACTAgaagtgataaaagtaaaagaatgcAGTTCAATGGAACAAGTGGTTAGGGAGGAAGCAATGACAGATAAATTCACATTTCTTGCACTCTTCACCATAAGAATTGAGTTGTGTTCCAACTTGACAAATTTCTATTTGGGAAGTCAAGCTCTTGAATTTCCAGAGCTGAGAAATATCACGATAGCTGAGTGTCCAAAAATGACTACATTTTCTTCCTCAGTTTCAAGAGGAAGTGGTGATGCAAGTGAAAATGTGGTTGGCGAGGGGGGCATCTATGATAACCCTGCAATTTTTTTCAGCAATAAGGTAAGTTTAGTATTCAATATTTATCTGCACAActtatttcacattttccttttatttgattaatttatatgAGTGTGTCtggtctatatatatatattagaattaatGTCACGTGATACGTgttgtaaaaattaatataataaaatccataaaaatattaataaataatataatatttttaatttgaagtttaaagtataaataaatatataaaataagaataaaggAAAAACTTAAAAGTGAAATACTAATAAACAATAAGAATTTAAGAGAAGTTTTAAAGTGAAATATTAATggacaataaataataaaataataatagaaaataaaataagaaaactaatcttcatctattttaatttgaagaatatttgatgtattagcAGTACACAATTTTATGTATCATCGGTGAATAAGAACATACAATTATCATTAAATACcacaaaaaaatagtaaaaggtttataaataaatactaataaatttatctaaacataattaaataaaaattaattataattaaatgttaaaatcctaaatcctaaacttgAAATTCTAAGCCCTTAAACATAAGATCTTAAATCCgaaagttattaatatttatttataatagctACGACTagtgttaaataaattttcatctttttagctTTTGAACTTGcattttgtcaaatcacctcaaaatgaatgaaaagtttATGTTTGTTAACTTCGCTTATGTGGCAATCCATGTGTATGCaaaattagcaattaattaattttaaaatattttatatattttaaatattttataaaattttctaaataaaataaaattaattgttaacatGTCATCTACAGCAATCTAGTGTATATAACATcaagaaagttaacaaatgtCAATTTTTTCTACTTTGAATGATTTGACAAATAACACAAGTTTAAagagtaaaagaaataaaaattaaaatagagagctaaaatgaattttttttataaggttggagggttaaataaattatctatgCCCAACTCTTTTTAAGATAACTCATTAAATAACTTAAGTAATTAATGTAAATCAGTAATGGAAACTACATAAATATGTGAGTCCAACTTAATTAGAAACAAGCATATTCCCCTGTCGAATCGCATCAATAATAATCATTCAACAATCATTATAGTATATATGAAAGCTCCAAGTTGTATAGAAAAAGGCttctttctttaaaaagaagaagaaaaaaaaaaaacaaattttgctTTAGGTTAGATTTATGCTGCTGAACATTTCATCTAAGTAAAAAAGGTCCACGTCTGCTAGCTATATTTATCAGTTTATAAATCTTCATGCTCATCTACACTTTTTGATTGTGTTTGTAAGTAAAGAAGGAAGAGTTATGATGTTAtcttataatgaaatttatttcaacagGTTGTCATTCCTCGTTTGCAGCATCTGGAATTGTCCTTCGTTAACATTCATGAGATATGGCACCACCCATCCTCCCCATCTGTCGGATTCCTAAATTCCTTGCAAGTGAAGAGGTGTCACAATTTGAAATACCTGTTCCCATATTTCTTGGTAAAAGATCTTGTGCAACTCCGACGCCTTGAAATTTTGGACTGTAATATGATGGAACAAGTAATATTCACGAATGGATTGGTTGAAGAACATCAAGCGAGGAATCAGATGTTTTTCTCTGAACTAGAATTGCTGTGGCTAAAAGACCTTCCCAAACTCACAAGTTTCTGCTTTGAGAATTACTTTGAATTCCAATGTTTGACTGATTTAGAACTAACAAATTGTCCATTGCTAAAAACATTGATCACTAAATGTGTATCCGAAGGTGAACCTGAAATTGGCCAACATGTACAAGCGAGTAACTTGGAGGTTCATAACTCATCTCTCCTCAATGAAAAGGTCATTTCTTTACTGGTTCTCCTTTTAATTTATGTTGCTTCCATTGATCTTATTCATTTGAAGTTCTTTCTTTTCCATGCATATTTCAGTTATTAACCTAATGAAATGATTTAGCAGGTTGTTTTCCCTAGTTTGGAGAAGTTGCGGATTTAGAATTGTGATTCGTTAGAACAAATTATTGAGTCAAGGAGTCATTCTTGATGAGTCACATCAACATCACCGCTCAATCTATTATGGCTGAAACAGAGACGACCAAGTTTGTATTTCCCAAACTAATAAACCTCGGATTGGATAAGGTGCCGAGATTGAAAAGTTTCTACTCTAGGATGCATACCACCCGTGGCCTTCATTGAAACAAATGGACATTATTGAATTCCCCAAAGTACAGATATTTACTCCACAATGTCCTGAGTGTCAGGTTGGAATCTCAAACCAACAACCCTTGTTTTGCGTCAACGAGGTGAGCTCACTAATAGTTTCATACTCCATGTTCATTACTTGAGATTACCTATAAAATGCCTTTTGAAATAACTAATATTCTCACCttccttttaaatttatgagaaagaaaatggaaatgatattCATTTCGTAGTCTAGTTCTTACCAATTCAAAACTCTTTGATCAATGTTTAATATATTCGTTGCCATCCGGGACACTTTCCTCAGTATTAGAAGAACCGACATCAAGACGAATGATATGGTGAAGGGATATGTGATGGATGACTCTCATTGCGGTGTTTCCAAAACCTTAAACTTCTTAACCTCCAATTCTTTCCCGAGGCATCCACTACTCTTCCATATTCATTCATTCGGTCACTACCAATGCTTCATAAGCTTGTTATAGACAATGCTTCCATTTGTCAAATAGTACAATCTGAAGGACTCAATGACGACGAAAGGCATACATCGCCGTTCTATCGCCTAAAGGAATTAAGTTTGTGTCAACTTCCGAGTTGACGTTAAAGACTTTGAACCATCTTTCTTGTCTTTCAAAAATCTAACAACACCGGAAGTTTCAAGATGCCATGGGTTCATCAATTTAATCGCATGCTCAACACTAAGTGCCCGATGCTCTTGGAAAGATTGAGCATAGATGATTGTGGGATGATAGAGGAAATCATAGCGTGTGAGGCCGAAGAAATGCAGGGCGGCATTGTATTTCCCAAACTGCAGTATTTGCAACTAAGCTGTCTGCCATGTCTAGCAAGCTTTTCCTTGGCCCATCACTCGTTGGAATTCCCAGTCTTGCTAATGGTGAAGGTGACAAAGTGTCCCAAAATGAGGAATTTCTGCCAAGGAGATTTAAGCACACGAAGGCTGGAACAAATGCACTTAACAAGAGATGAGGAAGGAGAACAGCAGTGGGAAGGCGACCTTAACACTACCATAAAACATATGTTCGATGAAATGGTGCAAATCATTTAAAGGATTTAAATTCATGTGTTTTTACATACATACATAGTTAACTGAATAATTCTTGGTTTGTTATGATCATGCACAGAATGTGCAAAATTCTGAGGTGACGGAGGTTACTGATCAGTTGCCCAAGTTGGAATAAGGAAATATGTATGGGTGCTTATGCGAAAAGCTCAGTTTCGtttcaaatcaaaacaaatggTAATTGACTTCTATTTTCATTGTGGCTTAACTAATGCTTTATAAAGTGACCATAGAGACGCCCTTTTTATTGTAGGTTGAGTTGCTCTACTGAAGCACATGGCTGCATCTGTTGGTAGAACGTGAAAGGTTATTTCAGTTTTTGTAAAACTACAATTTGAACTGTTCTATTTCACAACATAACCTcaatattgaatttcaagtgCATCATGCATGACATTGGGAACTACAAACATGCTGTTAAGTTTAGTTCccatgcaaaggtggccatgcacGACATGCAAAGGTGGTCATGCTCGAAGGAATAGCGACAGCGTGGTGCCCTGTGTGCAAAGAATGAAGTTTGAAGTCGCCAATCCACTTGCTGCTTTTTAGTtccattttgattgttttgtaatctagttcatgttgaactaagtaggtaaatgttttgatattgatTGATGAAAAGTCGACAATGCAAGTTGTACAAGCTAATCTTGTAAGTTTCAATGCaaattagtggagttaggtagttgattaggtgattacttgtttgttttacttgttgacTGAAATATGTAATGGCTTAATGCCTTATTGTGTGTTAATGAAAAAATATCagctcatttttcattcattcttcttctctcttttctgtTATTCACTTGCtagtttcatttttcattttttgcttCGAGTTTGTTTCTTCACCAAGGCTCGAGGCTTGCTATTCAAGCAAGATACAAAACGACTGTTATTGTCTCTTtgttccaacaattggtatctagagcttCATTCTTAGTGGACTGTTGTATTAAACTAAGAAAGTGAATGTCTTCCTCAAGTTTTTCACCAATGACCCCACCGGTCTTCAATGGAGATGGCTTCCACATATGGTGGTCAAGATGAAGACTTACTGCAGGCCTTTGATCTGTGGGAAGTTGTTAACACAGATCTTGAGCCAGACCACCGAGGCTAATCCCACAAGAGCTCAGATAAGGCAAGACATCTTGATGAGAGGACCAAAAGGCATAAAGCCATGTCTCGCATCCGTAAGCGTGTATCGATGTCATCTTCACGAATTATGGCTGTGAGACTCCAAAACAGGCTGGGATAAGCTtaaggaggagtttcaaggcTTTGAGAGAACAAGGCAACAAAGACTATTAAATTTGAGAAGGATTTGAGAATCTaaagatgaaggaagaagaaagcaGTGAAGCGATAAGATGCGAGTAATCATAGCAGATGGTTAAAAGATAAGGCTCCTTGGTGAGCACTTTGATGAGGCAAGAATTGTAGAAAAGGTCCTCTCCACTTTGCCCGAGAGATATGAGGCCAAGATATCCTCCTTAGAGGACTCAAGAGACCTTGCTACCATCTCTTTGGTGAGCTAATCAACACTTTCTATGCTCAGAACAAAGGAGAGCTAGCAGAGTGAAGATCACCGGAAGGTGCTTTCAATGCCAAGGCGGAGAAGCCTCGAGCTTCAAAGCTCCAAGAGGCAAAAGGCCTTGGAAAAACAGCCTAAGATCGACATGCAAGGAGTAATGACCAGCCCTGCAGACATTGCAAGAGGCCAGTCATCCGGAAGACAGATCTTGGTTTAGGCGGATGCAAGATGCCAACACCTTGCAAGAAGAAGGGCCATGTTGAAAGGGTGCAGAAAAGCAGGAGTAAGCCAAGGCGTAATCAATTTCAAAGATCAAAGGTTGAAGCTCGAGTAGGCGAGGACAAGAATGACCAAGAAGAAACAGTCTTTCTTTGTTTCTCGCTTATTGCTCGTAAGAAATGCTCAAAAGGTTGGTTCTTTGGACGGTGGTTGCACTAACCACATGTCACCAGATGCCTCCTTGTTTAAAACCTTGGACGAAGTTATAAAACCAAGGTCAAGGTTGGAAATGGTCATTTATAAGGATGAAGGAAGAGGAGAAGTCTTGATATGTACTCCCACAGCAACAAGATCATTCCAAATGTCTTGTTGGTGCCAAAGATTGATGAAACCTTCTCAAAGATAGCTCAACCGCCGAGAAAGGTTATTGTTGTGTTCAAGGACAAACAATGCCACATTATCGATCCAAGTGGATCAAGCCTTATGACGATACCACAATGACCGATAAATGCTTTGAGGTTCACTGGGCAAATGACTCAAACTCAAGATACATGACTCTGTTGATGACTCCAAGCTTTGGCATCAAAGGCTTGGACATGCCAACTTCAGATCAATGGCTCGAATGGCCAAAGAGGGTTTGGCAGAGAACTTCACCAGCTCAGTGGAGCATGATGATGTATGTGAAGTTTGCCAGATGGGGAAACAGGCAAGACTGCCATTTCTTACAAATTCAGCTTGGAGAGCTACTGAAAGACTGCAGCTGGTGCACTCTGATGTATGTGGCCCGATGAGGACTGAATCACTCAGCAAAAACAGGTATTTCATCCTCTTCATTGATGATCTTACAAGGTTTTGctggattttcttcttaaaacaCAAGTCTGAGGTAGCTCAAgtgtttgtgaagtttaaaaCTGCTGTAGAGAAAGAAACAGGTTGCAAGCTGAAATCGATAAGGACAGACAATGGCACTGAGTACACTTCAGCTCAGTTTCAAGCCATTTGCAATGATGCTGGTATCAAACATCAGCTTACAAATGTCTACACACCTCAGCAGAATGGGGTAGCTGAAAGAAAGAACAGAAGCCTGATGGATATGGCCAGATGTCTCCTGTTTGAAAAGAAACTGCCCAAAACCATGTGGGCTGAGGCGAAGAACACCGCAGCATTTACCTTGAGCAGGCTTCCTACCAAAGCTCTTGCATCCGAGACACCTTTCGAGGCTTGGTTCAGTTTCAAGCcttctttggcacatctgaagGTATTTGGTTGCCTGTGTTATGCACAAATACCAGCAGCAAAGAGAGACAAGCTCTCTAAAAGGGCTCAACCAGGTGTTCTAGTAGGCTACTATTTCGATCAAGAAGGGCTACAGGGTTCGGATCCCTTGACAAACAAAGTCCAGGTGAGCAGAGATGTCATCTTTGATGAAAAAGCCTGCTGGAATTGGGAGAAAAATGAGCCAGAAGCAGTTTCAAAAGACCTAGTGCCTAATCAAGCTGAACTTGAGCAGCTAGGACCTGAAATGGATGTTGATGATGTGCCTGTGAGAGGCACAAGGCCCCTAGATGATATTTATGAAAGGGCACAGGTTGCAATAGCAGAACCTAGCAGTTTTGAAGAGGCTGAGGCAGATGAAGGCTGGAAACTAGCTATGGTCAATGAAATCAACATGATTGAGAAGAACCAGACATGGGAGCTACTTGATAAACTCTTTGGAAAGAAGACCATTGGAGTAAAATGGGTCTATCGAGTAAAATGAAATGCGATGGCGGTCTGAACAAGCTAAAAGCCGTGCTTGTTGTCAAAGGATTTAGCCAAAGGTATGGTGCGGACTACCGGAGACATTTGCACCAAGAGCAGTGCTTGACACGATTAGAATGATAGTTGCCTTGGCTGCTCAACATCAGTGGACCATTCATCAGCTTGATGTTAAGTCTGCATTTCTTAATGGTTTCCTGGAAGAAGAGATCTACATCGAGCAGCCTCAAGGATTTGTGATCACTGACAAAGAACACATGGTGTACAGACTGAAAAAGGCTTTATATGGCCTGAAACAGGCTCCTCGAGCCTGGTATGCTCGAATTGACTCTTACTTGCTCAGTTTGGAATTTGAGAGAAGTCCCAGTGAACCAACACTGTATGTGAAGAAGAACCAAGCTGAAACTCAGCTTATCCTGTCactctatgttgatgatttattgGTAACTGGAGGAGATAGAAGAATGCTCGaagatttcaaaagaaaaatgatggaaatgtttgaaatgtctgaTTTAGGCAGAATGAACTACTTCCTTGGAATGGAAGTGAAGCAAACAGAAAAGGGAATCTTTCTTAGTCAGATTTCTTTTACTATGAAGATCCTGGATAAGTTCTCTATGAAGAACTGCAAGCCAACAAGCACACCAATGGCTGTTGGAGTGAAGCTTTCGAGGCAAGGGAGTGGTGAACCAATTTGCGAGACTATGTACAAGAGTCTCATTGGTAGTCTGTTGTATTTGACTGCAATAAGACCCGATATCATGTTTCTTTGTTAGTGTGCTATCGAGATACATGAATTGCTGCAATGATCAGCACTTTCAAGCGACTAAAAGAGTGCTAAGATACATCAAAGGCACCATTGATCATGGTGTATTGTTCAAAAGGTTTGAAAACATGAAGCGATAGGCTATGTTGATAGTGGTGAAATTTGGATCGAGTGATGACATGAGGAGCACATCCGGATATGCATTTAGTCTTGGCTCGGGCATGTTTTTTTGGAGTTCTAAGAAACAAAGTCGTGGCACAATCAATGCAGAAGTTGAATATGTTCTTCTTTGCATCTGCGTGAATCAAGCCATATGGCTTAGAAAAATCTTGGTGatttaaaccaaaaccaaaagaGGCAACAGAGATTTATTGTGACAACAAATctgctgttgcaattgcaaaaAATCCCATTTTTCATGGTAGAACCAAGCACTTCAATATTAAGTTGCATGTTATAAGGGAGATGGAACAAGCTCATGAAATCGAGCTGATTCATTGCAATTCAGAAGTGCAAATTGCTGATATCTTCACAAAGGCACTCAATGtgtctaaatttgttaaattcaaaaggGAATTAGGTGTTACTAGCATGGAAACTAAGGAGGAGTGTTAAGTTTAGTTCccatgcaaaggtggccatgcacgacatgcaaaggtggccatgcacGACATGCAAAGGTGGTCATGCTCGAAGGAATAGCGAAAGCCATGGTGCCCTTGTGCAAAGAATCGAAGTTTGAAGTCGCCAATCCACTTGTCGTTTTTAGTtccattttgattgttttgtaatctagttcatgttgaactaagtaggtaaatgttttgatattgatTGGTGAAAAGTCGACAATGCAAGTTGTACAAGCTAATCTTGTAAGTTTCAATGCaaattagtggagttaggtagttgattaggtgattacttgtttgttttacttgttgacTGAAATATGTAATGGCTTAATGCCTTGTTGTGTGTTAATGAAAAAATATCagctcatttttcattcattcttcttctctcttttctgtTATTCACTTGCtagtttcattttctgttttttgcTTCTGAGTTTGTTTCTTCACCAAGGCTCGAGGCTTGCTATTCAAGCAAGATACAAAATAGCCCGTTATTGTCTCTTTGTTCCAACACATGCAAACTTTTACTAGTAAGGTTGACCCCTGTTTGTTATGATCATGCACAGAATGTGCAAAATTCTGAGGTGACGGAGGTTACTGATCAGTTGCCCAAGCTGGAATAAGGAAATATGTATGGGTGCTTATGCGAAAAGCTCAGTTTCGtttcaaatcaaaacaaatggTAATTGACTTCTATTTTCATTGTGGCTTAACTAATGCTTTATAAAGTGACCATAGAGACGCCCTTTTTATTGTAGGTTGAGTTGCTCTACTGAAGCACATGGCTGCATCTGTTGGTAGAACGTGAAATGTTATTTCAGTTTTTGTAAAACTACAATTTGAACTGTTCTATTTCACAACATAACCTcaatattgaatttcaagtgCATCATGCATGACATTGGGAACTACAAACATGCAAACTTTTACTAGTAAGGTTGACCCCTGTTTTAATATTCCAATTCTTCTTAAAGGTGGATGGATTTGCCAACTTTTGATGGTTACCATATCAATATCAGCTTGTGGTTTAGACGATGTGATTAAGATTGCTATACATGCTGTGTTTGTGCTTGTGTCATCTTTCTTGTTCTCTCTATAAAGATTATTACGTACTTATTTCTatgcaatctcacaattttcTGATGAAAAAAGTTAAAGCTAATAACTCCGTTCCCAAGTTTCCCATATTCATtctcacaaaaacataaatgatAAAAACCCCATTTCTCTTTTAGCCAATAGGAGAAACAATCTAAAGTTAGAATAAAACAAACCAATGCCATGTCTATATTGAATTAAATCGCATGCATACATGTATCAATTGTTCTGTAGTGAACAGCAGTCACGTTATATTCAACTATGGCATCTCCATTCTTATTAAACAAGCTACAATGTGATTATTCAAGTGCTATCCATGTGattatt
This genomic window from Gossypium raimondii isolate GPD5lz chromosome 10, ASM2569854v1, whole genome shotgun sequence contains:
- the LOC128033648 gene encoding disease resistance protein UNI-like, translating into MPWVHQFNRMLNTKCPMLLERLSIDDCGMIEEIIACEAEEMQGGIVFPKLQYLQLSCLPCLASFSLAHHSLEFPVLLMVKVTKCPKMRNFCQGDLSTRRLEQMHLTRDEEGEQQWEGDLNTTIKHMFDEMNVQNSEVTEVTDQLPKLE